Below is a genomic region from Mus caroli chromosome 13, CAROLI_EIJ_v1.1, whole genome shotgun sequence.
aatgcctctgtcagATCCAGTTGCAGGCTAGCCTGTAGTGTCTTTTATTTAAGGACTGATGTGAGACCCCATCCATTGTGGAAGGAGACACCCCTGGTCCGGTGGTACTGGGTTTTATAAgacaggctaagcaagccagggggacCCAAGCCAGTAAACaccacccctccatggcctctgtgtcagctcctacctccaggttcctgaacTGTCTGAGTTTCTGTCCTGCTTTCCTTTGGCAAAGAAAGTGCTGTGCAAGTGTTagccacataaaccctttcctcatcacttgctttggccatggtgctttatcacagcaacagtaacctaAGATAGCCTTAAGTAACGCATTTGTAATGGATTTAGACTGGGTGCtgaaggtgtggctcagtggtgcagTGTCTACCTAACACGTATAAGGCCCTGAGTTAAAGTCCCATCACACAGAGGAAAATCCACATGCCtaacatatttataaatgagTGTAATGAAGTGACAACCTTTTGACTCTGAAGGGGCGgcgggacggggggggggggatgtagcTAAAGCTGAGACTAGAGGGCAATGCATAgctttaaatataagaaaaagagaagcatCACACTGACAAAATAAATTATCCAACTGAGGAAGTTAGAGCATAGCAAAtaaatgggggggtgggggggggcgggaaaTCTAGTAATTGAGAATagacagaaatgaaaccagaggAATGAAGCCAGCAGAGGATTGGCAAGCCAGAGACAATTTTCAAGTAGATGCTGATTTCCAATCAGAGCCTCTTGTTTGTGCCATCTAGCCACTCAGTGTGTGAGGACATTTTCTTCTGACTAGTGATTTTGAAGTCTATCCTGTCAGACTTGAGCATAGCTGATGTCAACTGCTTTCAGATTTCATCCACTTGGAATCAAACAGACCGAGTCAAAAGTTCCTATTTTGATTGAACGCACTTCattctccacacacatgctcgcCCCAGTACCCTGCCTGTGTTGGCTAGGACTTGGTGTTCCCAGCAAGCCCTTCTCACACACCAGACTTTGGGAATGCCCCCTGGAGTGCTCATACAGTCAGTTTACAGACCTCAGCCTCCATGCATGACCGTGACCATCTCAGATTAGCATATACAATGGCTGTGGGCAGGGAACACTTAAAGACCCATTGGTGGTGATGCAGGGACTCCGCCACTAGTGGTCTTGGCACTCTCAGACCTAATCCTTGGAGATCCCACATGACTTgtagtggtttgagtatgcttagCCCATGggaggtggcactattaggaagtgtggccttattggaggaggtgtagccttgttagaggaattgtgtcactgtggagaagggttttgaggtctcctccTGTGCTAAAGCTTTGCCCAGTATATGGAAGGAGCATCCTCCTGCTACCTGTGGAAGAcaatctcctcctggctgccactggatcaagatgtagaactctcagcttctacAGCACATTTGCCTGCacactgctatgcttcctgccatgatgataatggactgagcctttgaacttgtaagccaggcccaattaaacaGTGCCCTTTATAATagagtcgccttggtcatggtatctcttcacagccatagaaatcctaactaagacatgacTTATTTCATCACAGACAGGAAGCGTTGAAACTATACAACTCACTCTTCCACACCACAGCATTCCCCTCTGCTCAGACATCTCAAGGGCTCATGCCAGCTACAACGGCCTTGTGTAGTCTTCCACATAGTAGTGTAGTATCCACAGGGAGCCAGCAGACTTCCCCAAGCCCGTGGTCACACAGACGACCCTGGTTAATCTCAGTGGGCTGAATAACAAGACAGGAACGTGAAAGCTTTGTAGGGATTGAGAGGTGGGGGAGAATGGTCAGACTGCACATTGTGCATATGCAAGATTACAGTAACAAACACTTAAAACTTTGgccaggggagatggctcagtggttaagtaccCATTCTGCTCttggtaactccagctccaggagacccggTGCTTTCTTTTGGTGTCCACAGGCACTATACTCACCCGCATAtaccacacataaataaaagtattttaatttaaaaaactaaagaatACAAACACAAAGTTTCCTTTTACTTGCTAAGCTTTAGGgttttcctgtttcctctcctgGGAAATAGGACGCAAATGCCTTCTTATATCTCTCCTTCCCTACCTCATCCCCACTCACTTGCAGAGACCTAAGAAGGCATCTGGATCCTGCATGTTTTAAAATCAGAACTAGCTTAGTTGTCCCCTTTCTCGTGCCTGAGTGTCCAGTCTTGTGGCATGTCCTCCTTTGAGTTTCCTGCTTCCTTGAGTTGAGGAGCCCACATAAGCCTGCAGTCTGGGACGTGAGCACACTGTTAGGTACTGAGACACAGTTAATATTGTTAAGCCTTTGTTGTTCCCTTTCAGCGTTTGGTTTGTTCTCCTTTAAATGAGATGTTGGGAACTGGAGTGGGTTGATTTCTAGCTGGCAGCTGCTGGGCCCTCCCCTGGTGATGCTGGTGCCCACACTTGACAGCCAGCACTGGAGGGGAGGCTACTTCAGTAGCAAAGCGGCTCCTGCTCATGTTTGCTTTATGACActatgaaaaggaagaaacaactcACTGTCCATGGTGGGAGCATCCTTTATTCAAAACAAGGGACACCATTCACAGAGCAGTGACCTCACCCAGAACACCCAGCGTGGAGATGTTCCACAGGAGTCAGAGGACCAGGACACAGCCCACACTAGTGATGGTGCTGCTTGAACTGCAGGCCGCAGTAGCCACATGTCCccgtttttgtttctttgtcctgaaaaaattcaaaaagaaatatcTCATACTTTTTACCTTAAAATCCCAATTAGACAGCACACTGAAAATCAGGTTGAACTTGAAATACACCGTCAACTAGAAACTCCCATGAAAACACCAGGCAGGCTGAACTTTGAGCTATGGCTGTTAACTGGGACACCCAGAGAGCCAGTGCAGATGTCTGGGAGGGAAGGTGAACACAAAAGAAACAGTAAGCTGCTTAACTCCATACCAAGTTTATGTACACCTTGGGGTGACCCAGGGCACCACCGCCTCCGTCGCAGGCTATGATACGGTGGTCCACCTCATTCACAGGCTGTTGTGCTATCAAATCAATGGCAAAGTTCTCATTTACCTAGAATGAGGAAAGACAAGAAAGTCAAACACAAAATCTTTGTAATTTCACACAACTTATGTGTACAGCACTCACCCAAATCCATGAAGTCAAATGAGCAATGACATACTTGAAAACACAATTGTGTCAACTAAACACAGACAGGCACATACCTAATGTGTGGCAATGGAATATTATCCTAAACTTTGAGACTTGGAACAGGATGAATTCTCCCTTTGTCCTTCCTTGGATCCAGTAACTGCTGGGACTTGACCTCATTTTGTGTCACCTGCTCTGTCTCATACcatctctccccacacacactcacaattcTCCCAAACATAACACAGTATAGGTGACCACTCCACCTGGGCCATGTGCACTTCTCAGAATGTGATCTCAGGTAACAATAATGGAACACAGGTAAAAGAGCATAATAGACTTGTCTAGATTACATAAGCCCTATCCCATTCCACTCTGTTTGACCAGTGACCAGCATCTATGTTCCCCAGGCCCAGGAGGAAGAAGCTATGGTGGCTCTTTGCTATGGTCTATGGCCCTGGGTGTCCCCACACCCCTTTCTCTTTGTAACTAGAGTATCATTAAATTTGATTCTCAGAGTCATTCACTTCTGGGGTCATGTGTCCTCTGGACTCCATGCCTGTCAATACCAGCTGCCACTGTAGCACTGTCTGTGTTCACTAGTCAAGCATCTCAAAGCTTTCCACCATGCTGTCTACTCATAAATAAAGCAATTAAGTACTGGATCACACCAAGAGAATCCACCTATGAAACCATCAGGGCCCAATGTTATGTGGACGTGTCAACACTTTGCTTCTTTATGGATACTGTCTAACTCAGTCCTACATTTCTGGGGTCAGTTGTGGTAAACTAATTTCCTATAGAATTATCCATTGTTAAAATTTCCTGCAATTTATCTGCAAAAGTAAGTGGCATGGTCACTTAATGATGTTTATGAATGTCTCACCAATTAATTAGTCTTCTTTGCTCTGGCCACTCGTATCCCTGTCGCATTCTCTCCGTCAGTCAGATGGATACTGAGTGGTGAATAACCAGCATCTTTCTTACCAGGTTTCTCACACAGCTGAGGTTTTACTCTGAGCACTTTCCTTCCACTTCATAgctttctcatttttcaaaatgaCTCAAACATCCTAGCATGAAACCTACAGGGGCAAAGtccagagactagacaaggctatgGCTGCACAAGACTGCCTCACAGCCTTCCACCAAGATTAGAGGGAGGTAATACTCCAAAACTGCACACTGGAGTCCCAACATCTATACATGTACAGGGAGAGAACTGCACAATGTCTGCATGCTATAAACCGTTCTGACTGTGCACATGCAACCTTTATATACACCAGGCCTGTGAGCAGACCCCAATCCCTTCACAGATGCTAGGCCTGTGAGAGGACCCCACATCCCTTTACCCATGGCAGGCCTGTGAAAGACCTCATGTCTATGCTTATCGGGCCTATAAGCAAGACCCTGTGTCACTTCACACATGCTGGGCCTGTGAGCCATCCTCTGTATACTGGCTATAAGCAGGAAAGTCTGTGAATTTCCCATCTTGAACCTTAGCAGAGTGGCCTTAAGATACAGCAAAAAAGCCACCCACTTCTGGAACCAAAGGCTCTTCAGGCCCTGCACTTCCAGGGGCACAGACAGGGGCCATAATACCACTCTGCAGTACAGTCAGACCACAGCCCACAGGCTGGCAAGTGGGAACATCTACAAATCTGGCTCAGAAAGCAGTGCAGGGAAAACATCACTGACACTGATGGATAGACACTGCCTTGAGCCAAGTCCCAAGGAGCAGATGTTAGGACACTGGCCCCTCTCACcagatccctgagacccacactCACAGAAA
It encodes:
- the Ndufs6 gene encoding NADH dehydrogenase [ubiquinone] iron-sulfur protein 6, mitochondrial, encoding MAAALTFRRLLALPRAARGFGVQVSPSGEKITHTGQVYDEKDYRRVRFVDRQKEVNENFAIDLIAQQPVNEVDHRIIACDGGGGALGHPKVYINLDKETKTGTCGYCGLQFKQHHH